The proteins below are encoded in one region of Cystobacter ferrugineus:
- a CDS encoding vWA domain-containing protein, with translation MGHEKPVEPFSDLHVEDGKVRAVLLHDPTVEGLDMAIYMDASGSMKEEYTYTRPRRSFLEWLQDAPLKEESNQVEPQVRWMLEYLATKDRNGLLRVAYWACGASGRDVQVLGEYKGTEVKQHKFPGPQRLGNHTYLEPALRDYVSYLKEQVGQGARRGCAVIVTDGRLNDAEEVKKFSKKVAKDIASGKLPRLNFVLVGVGDNIDEEQLEDIAHEEFPGVGHLWCHRIAQEITQVAELVAVLVDENMTVAAGGTIYGDRGQVLKTYEGRLPAVLEFDVPEGTNSFTLEVNGQRFTQPLPTGDDHHDEDEDEDHH, from the coding sequence ATGGGACACGAAAAACCAGTCGAGCCGTTCTCCGATCTCCACGTCGAGGACGGAAAGGTCCGCGCGGTGTTGCTGCATGATCCGACGGTGGAGGGCCTGGACATGGCCATCTACATGGACGCCTCGGGCAGCATGAAGGAGGAGTACACGTATACGCGTCCCAGGCGCTCCTTCCTGGAGTGGCTGCAGGACGCGCCGCTCAAGGAGGAGTCCAACCAGGTCGAGCCCCAGGTGCGCTGGATGCTCGAGTACCTGGCCACCAAGGATCGCAACGGACTGCTGCGCGTGGCCTATTGGGCCTGCGGCGCCTCGGGCCGGGACGTCCAGGTGCTCGGCGAGTACAAGGGCACGGAGGTCAAGCAGCACAAGTTCCCCGGTCCCCAGCGGCTCGGCAACCACACGTACCTCGAGCCCGCGCTGCGTGACTACGTGAGCTACCTCAAGGAGCAGGTGGGCCAGGGCGCCCGTCGCGGCTGCGCCGTCATCGTCACCGACGGCCGCCTGAACGACGCGGAGGAGGTGAAGAAGTTCTCGAAGAAGGTCGCCAAGGACATCGCCTCCGGCAAGCTGCCCCGGCTCAACTTCGTGCTCGTCGGCGTGGGGGACAACATCGACGAGGAGCAGCTCGAGGACATCGCCCACGAGGAGTTCCCCGGCGTGGGTCACCTGTGGTGCCATCGCATCGCCCAGGAAATCACCCAGGTGGCCGAGCTCGTCGCGGTGCTCGTGGACGAGAACATGACCGTCGCCGCCGGCGGCACCATCTACGGCGACCGGGGCCAGGTGCTCAAGACGTACGAGGGCCGCCTGCCCGCGGTGCTCGAGTTCGACGTCCCCGAGGGCACCAACAGCTTCACCCTCGAGGTCAACGGCCAGCGCTTCACCCAGCCGCTGCCCACCGGGGATGACCACCACGACGAAGACGAAGACGAGGATCACCACTGA
- a CDS encoding RtcB family protein, protein MSWTQQLEKIAPGHFVLPKTKTMRVEAHLFLSDKLLWGEGPESPGLEEAVFNQVVNAASFPGVTRVAVTPDCHVGYGVPIGTVVETEGVLLPTAAGYDIGCGMVQLQTTLTAEDVADPARRRQWIDEVTRRIAVGVGASRVQKQRRIDARTFAEVVRHGAQALGRHASATERDFLPVEDDRVDIPTRAYEKREQLGSLGGGNHFTEMQVDESGRVWVMLHTGSRGFGWNIAKHFFVEGAAALGLGKHSEDFIWLDADSRLGREYWNLHNMAANFAVANRLLIGEAVCGALEDVFGGTASIYYEISHNLIQKESGRFVARKGATRAFPGGHPALTGTPWAKSGHPILIPGSMETGSAILFAEKGASQSIYSVNHGAGRRLSRGEARRVLDQDETDLRMMEADILLNTRTTPLDESGPCYKNLDDVLNTVEMAGLATVARRLKPVACIKGAD, encoded by the coding sequence ATGAGTTGGACGCAACAGTTGGAGAAGATCGCGCCGGGGCACTTCGTGCTGCCCAAGACGAAGACGATGCGGGTGGAGGCCCACCTCTTCCTCTCGGACAAGCTCTTGTGGGGCGAGGGCCCCGAGTCGCCCGGGCTCGAGGAGGCCGTCTTCAATCAGGTGGTCAACGCCGCCTCCTTCCCGGGTGTCACGCGCGTGGCGGTGACGCCGGACTGCCACGTGGGCTACGGCGTGCCCATCGGCACGGTGGTGGAGACCGAGGGCGTGCTGCTGCCCACCGCGGCCGGTTACGACATCGGCTGCGGCATGGTGCAGTTGCAGACCACTCTCACCGCCGAGGACGTGGCGGACCCCGCCAGGCGCCGCCAGTGGATCGACGAGGTCACCCGGCGCATCGCGGTGGGCGTGGGCGCGTCACGGGTGCAGAAGCAGCGCCGCATCGACGCGCGCACCTTCGCCGAGGTCGTGCGACACGGAGCCCAGGCGCTCGGCCGCCACGCGTCCGCCACCGAGCGGGACTTCCTGCCGGTGGAGGATGACCGGGTGGACATCCCCACGCGGGCCTACGAGAAGCGCGAGCAGCTCGGCAGCCTCGGCGGGGGCAACCACTTCACCGAGATGCAGGTGGACGAGTCCGGGCGCGTGTGGGTGATGCTGCACACGGGCAGCCGCGGCTTCGGCTGGAACATCGCCAAGCACTTCTTCGTGGAGGGCGCGGCGGCGCTGGGACTCGGCAAGCACAGCGAGGACTTCATCTGGCTGGACGCCGACAGCCGCCTGGGCCGGGAGTACTGGAACCTGCACAACATGGCGGCCAACTTCGCGGTGGCCAACCGGCTGCTCATCGGCGAGGCGGTGTGCGGGGCGCTCGAGGACGTGTTCGGCGGCACGGCGAGCATCTACTACGAGATCTCCCACAACCTCATCCAGAAGGAGTCGGGCCGGTTCGTGGCACGCAAGGGCGCCACGCGCGCCTTCCCCGGCGGGCACCCCGCCCTCACCGGCACGCCCTGGGCCAAGAGCGGCCACCCCATCCTCATCCCCGGCTCCATGGAGACCGGCAGCGCCATCCTCTTCGCCGAGAAGGGGGCCTCGCAGTCCATCTACTCGGTGAACCACGGCGCGGGGCGGCGGCTGTCGCGCGGCGAGGCGCGGCGGGTGCTCGACCAGGACGAGACGGACCTGCGCATGATGGAGGCCGACATCCTCCTCAACACGCGCACCACGCCGCTGGACGAGTCGGGCCCCTGCTACAAGAACCTCGACGACGTGCTCAACACGGTGGAGATGGCGGGCCTGGCCACGGTGGCCCGGCGCCTCAAGCCGGTGGCCTGCATCAAGGGCGCGGACTGA
- a CDS encoding response regulator: MSASTSSILLVEDDPDIRDTVSELLELEGYQMVTSPNGQEALEQLQRMKRPCLILLDVMMPVMDGYAFMKGMRADGHLADIPVVVTSASHKPPEGACAYVPKPIDVDRLLAVVKTYCRANPEE, translated from the coding sequence ATGAGCGCATCGACTTCCAGCATCCTGCTGGTCGAGGATGATCCGGACATTCGCGACACGGTGTCCGAGCTGCTGGAGCTGGAAGGCTACCAGATGGTCACTTCCCCCAACGGACAGGAGGCCCTGGAGCAGTTGCAGCGCATGAAGCGTCCCTGCCTCATCCTGTTGGACGTGATGATGCCCGTCATGGATGGCTATGCGTTCATGAAGGGGATGCGGGCGGACGGACACCTCGCGGACATTCCGGTGGTGGTGACGTCGGCGAGCCACAAGCCGCCCGAGGGTGCCTGCGCCTATGTGCCCAAGCCCATCGACGTGGATCGGCTGCTCGCGGTGGTGAAGACGTACTGCCGAGCCAACCCGGAGGAGTGA
- a CDS encoding TadE/TadG family type IV pilus assembly protein → MASSPFQRRRRESGQAAVEAALCLPLVVFLILGTLQLFMLLQARILAQVAVYRAVRAGSLNHANCKAMTHAAVVTMLPTVDATPTGAKLAEAFRERSDNRLRVRGSSGKLFSEGPMVEIVRESPDVGWVRGLAGGEDLLFDAPTDSAAELRRRTLEIRMVAWYYMRIPFADWVLNRMFLAHFKLKRYTAANPLMPAQKNAGGWDDGGVTLPSGGWPGGDLGDRMVQWSAQGHYLFPIQVHAAMRMMTPVKATYFQGGAACGLHSF, encoded by the coding sequence ATGGCATCTTCCCCCTTCCAGCGAAGGCGTCGCGAATCCGGTCAGGCCGCTGTGGAGGCGGCATTGTGTCTGCCGCTGGTGGTGTTCCTCATCCTGGGCACGCTGCAACTGTTCATGCTGTTGCAGGCGCGCATCCTGGCGCAGGTGGCGGTGTACCGGGCGGTGCGCGCGGGCAGCCTCAATCACGCCAACTGCAAGGCGATGACGCACGCGGCCGTGGTGACGATGTTGCCCACGGTGGATGCCACCCCGACGGGCGCGAAGCTGGCGGAGGCCTTCCGGGAGCGCAGCGACAACCGCCTGCGCGTGCGCGGCTCGTCCGGGAAGTTGTTCTCCGAGGGGCCCATGGTGGAGATCGTCCGCGAGTCGCCGGACGTGGGCTGGGTGCGCGGGCTGGCCGGAGGCGAGGATCTGCTGTTCGACGCGCCCACGGACTCGGCGGCGGAGCTGCGGCGGCGCACGCTCGAGATCCGCATGGTGGCCTGGTACTACATGCGCATTCCGTTCGCGGACTGGGTGCTGAACCGCATGTTCCTCGCCCACTTCAAGCTCAAGCGCTACACGGCCGCCAATCCGCTCATGCCCGCGCAGAAGAACGCGGGAGGCTGGGACGACGGCGGCGTGACGTTGCCATCGGGCGGCTGGCCCGGCGGTGACCTGGGCGATCGGATGGTTCAATGGAGCGCGCAGGGCCACTACCTGTTCCCCATCCAGGTGCACGCGGCCATGCGGATGATGACGCCGGTGAAGGCCACCTACTTCCAGGGAGGTGCCGCATGCGGCCTGCACTCCTTCTGA
- a CDS encoding pilus assembly protein — MVLFALTLLLLTLMVLMTLGFGMRAKERVEIQMAADAAAYSQAVSVARTFNAIAVMNRAQIAHMVAMAGTQSLISYGSQQYAAMMYGPCPIPSPEWSALDEAAATQVQQLQGRAGAMYRASLALYGKLLGNHLVGQQLAARMAREVNPELRAVPEGDRKSLAEVNGGNGSLDYDDLMDQERDGTVPATSGAVLPTGGNQGRVTLNATMGSLGWTWVHNRDSGSAGFGTGGAAQNPSFKRYGSASQMDSSTYDTVSGRNSWAHDHGRAVAIICPDGSTVPDIEATDTWVMSDEKQTKQDQHVYGAKPPPGQGAEGDTTVDERHTLGACVVCPGIWPYSVGFNVGLLQGNAARNDFGQPKLYTVLSRDYASPSRRARPDPWNLFFRFRFAGDTVEFDNASPEGSIRSTGRGDVQRHQVALSAGLAYYHRPRPEAEGGGWSEPPNFLNPFWRATLVSPEGAVDDKPAASLEQAGFTEHAGALRRLDAVGFRGGSPEGARY, encoded by the coding sequence ATGGTCCTGTTCGCGCTCACGCTCCTCCTGCTCACGTTGATGGTGCTGATGACGCTGGGCTTCGGCATGCGCGCCAAGGAGCGCGTGGAAATCCAGATGGCGGCGGACGCGGCGGCCTACAGCCAGGCGGTGTCGGTGGCGCGCACGTTCAACGCCATCGCGGTGATGAACCGCGCGCAGATCGCTCACATGGTGGCCATGGCCGGCACCCAATCGCTCATCAGCTACGGCAGCCAGCAGTACGCGGCGATGATGTATGGCCCCTGCCCGATTCCCTCGCCGGAATGGTCCGCCCTCGACGAGGCGGCGGCCACCCAGGTGCAGCAGCTCCAGGGACGCGCGGGCGCCATGTACCGGGCGTCGCTGGCGCTTTACGGCAAGTTGCTCGGCAACCACCTGGTGGGGCAGCAGCTCGCCGCGCGCATGGCCCGGGAAGTCAACCCGGAGCTGCGTGCCGTCCCGGAGGGCGACCGCAAGTCCTTGGCGGAAGTGAATGGTGGCAACGGCTCGCTGGATTACGACGATCTGATGGATCAGGAGCGCGACGGCACGGTGCCGGCCACCAGTGGCGCGGTGCTGCCGACCGGTGGCAACCAGGGCCGCGTCACCCTGAATGCCACCATGGGCAGTCTGGGCTGGACGTGGGTGCACAACCGGGACTCGGGCAGCGCGGGCTTCGGCACCGGCGGCGCCGCGCAGAACCCGTCCTTCAAGCGCTACGGCTCCGCGTCACAGATGGACTCGTCCACCTACGACACCGTGTCCGGACGCAACTCGTGGGCGCACGATCACGGGCGGGCGGTGGCCATCATCTGCCCGGATGGCTCCACCGTGCCGGACATCGAGGCGACGGACACGTGGGTGATGTCCGACGAGAAGCAGACGAAGCAGGATCAGCACGTGTATGGCGCCAAGCCCCCGCCCGGCCAGGGCGCGGAGGGCGACACCACCGTGGACGAGCGGCACACGCTGGGCGCCTGCGTCGTCTGTCCCGGCATCTGGCCGTACTCGGTGGGCTTCAACGTGGGGCTGCTCCAGGGCAACGCGGCCCGCAACGACTTCGGCCAGCCCAAGCTCTACACCGTGCTGTCGCGCGACTACGCGAGCCCCTCGCGCCGGGCCCGGCCGGATCCGTGGAACCTGTTCTTCCGCTTCCGCTTCGCGGGCGACACCGTCGAGTTCGACAACGCCAGTCCCGAGGGGAGCATCCGCTCCACCGGCCGCGGGGACGTGCAGCGCCACCAGGTGGCCCTGTCCGCGGGGCTCGCCTACTACCACCGGCCCCGTCCGGAGGCGGAGGGCGGCGGCTGGAGCGAGCCTCCCAACTTCCTCAACCCCTTCTGGCGCGCCACGCTGGTGAGCCCCGAGGGCGCCGTCGACGACAAGCCCGCCGCCAGTCTGGAGCAGGCGGGCTTCACGGAGCACGCGGGCGCGCTGCGCCGGCTGGACGCAGTGGGTTTCCGGGGTGGCAGCCCCGAGGGCGCGAGGTACTGA
- a CDS encoding tetratricopeptide repeat protein produces the protein MLAWGESIAAQAEGDGTVGVKELKEEALDLYAQRRFTECVQTYERLLEVNPRDPSLYMGQAEAYWSAGSRREALKAYRMAAELLLDQGDRAGARAALKAALELNPRNKEVAQALEQLSPAGEEEARSASLTAPEALFEYPPEREQPRAWQKSAPRSEPLEAVPPQPELRRLSDNALAVRLGPGMPWYVVSSQTPLLTYEVDDLEQVTEPSYPREVLLQH, from the coding sequence GTGCTTGCTTGGGGTGAGTCGATCGCGGCGCAAGCCGAGGGGGATGGGACGGTGGGTGTGAAGGAATTGAAGGAAGAGGCGTTGGATCTGTACGCCCAGCGGCGGTTCACCGAGTGCGTGCAGACCTATGAGCGATTGCTGGAGGTGAACCCGAGGGATCCCTCGCTGTACATGGGTCAGGCCGAGGCGTACTGGAGCGCGGGCTCGCGGCGCGAGGCCCTCAAGGCGTACCGGATGGCGGCCGAGCTGCTGTTGGATCAAGGAGACAGGGCCGGGGCACGCGCGGCGCTGAAGGCGGCGTTGGAGTTGAATCCCCGGAACAAAGAGGTGGCGCAGGCGCTGGAGCAGCTATCGCCCGCGGGCGAGGAGGAGGCACGGTCTGCCTCGCTCACGGCACCCGAGGCACTGTTCGAGTACCCACCGGAGAGGGAGCAGCCGCGCGCGTGGCAGAAGAGCGCTCCTCGGAGTGAGCCGCTCGAGGCCGTGCCCCCCCAGCCGGAGTTGAGGCGCCTGTCGGACAACGCCCTCGCGGTGCGGCTGGGGCCGGGCATGCCCTGGTACGTGGTGTCCTCGCAAACGCCCCTGCTCACCTACGAGGTGGATGACCTCGAGCAGGTGACGGAGCCGAGCTACCCGCGGGAGGTGCTGCTCCAGCACTGA
- a CDS encoding tetratricopeptide repeat protein encodes MTQERNGREAWPPELTELLRKVDRLRRAGRYEEALARMRALTESYPRQVRVLLEMGMTLAIWGGQPAEALPWYERALELAPGHASGHLHRALALARLGRHAEAVADFDALAEGEFRKALVLYMRRAESLEVLGRDEDAERDWTRALDEDAGNPWLLHRRALARARLGRTREAVEDITRALAATEGDPVDAELLRDRGQLRARLGDLEGARADFEAGRAALREGDPAELVEALRRGLGETA; translated from the coding sequence ATGACCCAGGAGCGCAACGGACGCGAGGCGTGGCCGCCGGAGCTCACCGAGCTGCTGCGCAAGGTGGATCGGTTGCGGCGCGCCGGCCGGTACGAGGAAGCGCTCGCGCGCATGAGGGCGCTCACCGAGAGCTACCCGCGGCAGGTGCGCGTCCTGCTGGAGATGGGGATGACACTCGCCATCTGGGGAGGCCAGCCCGCCGAGGCCCTGCCCTGGTACGAGCGCGCGCTGGAGCTGGCTCCGGGCCATGCCTCGGGGCACCTGCACCGCGCGCTCGCCCTGGCGCGGCTCGGCCGCCACGCCGAGGCCGTGGCCGACTTCGACGCGCTGGCGGAGGGAGAGTTCCGCAAGGCGCTCGTGCTGTACATGCGGCGCGCCGAGTCGCTGGAGGTGCTCGGCCGGGACGAGGACGCCGAGCGGGACTGGACGCGCGCCCTCGACGAGGACGCGGGCAACCCGTGGCTGCTGCACCGGCGCGCGCTCGCGCGGGCCCGGCTGGGGCGCACACGCGAGGCCGTGGAGGACATCACCCGCGCGCTCGCGGCCACCGAGGGAGACCCGGTGGACGCGGAGCTCTTGCGCGACCGGGGGCAGTTGCGCGCGCGCCTGGGGGACCTGGAGGGAGCCCGGGCGGACTTCGAGGCGGGACGGGCCGCGCTGCGCGAGGGAGACCCCGCCGAGCTGGTGGAAGCACTGCGCCGCGGGCTTGGGGAGACGGCCTGA
- a CDS encoding serine/threonine-protein kinase, translated as MERLEPSQPVEQEARSEAEGPERLDDGKGQLDGAMDVLEEELERAQKAMQLGEEEPTRVVGPPEPLAPLVRVEPEPLTRGTGVGRYLVLERLGTGGMGEVYAAFDPQLNRRVALKLLLPGGEGQNPGKARLRLMREAQSMARLSHPHVLPVYDIGEHGDRVFIALEHVEGSTLRQWLKEARRPWREVLRVLAQAGEGLAAAHAAGLVHRDFKPDNVLVGRDGRVLVYDFGLACEQGTGSSRAPVPVDLGALLGTEPPVPDADAFACLNTREPLETPVTRAGLIMGTPGYMAPEQYRHEPLTGHADQFSFCATLHYALYGEHAFEGNGAASLARATLEGRLRPVPRDSDVPGWVRQVILRGLSPRPEQRYASMEELLEVLQGEPRARRWRQVLAAVAVVFLGAVVAGAVGQWHQEQSLCQDVTSRMNGVWDAPRQEAVRRALLATGQPYAADAWTGVKRALDTYASAWMDQQRQACEATRLRGETSEERFAVHTACLERRRSELKALTGLLAEADSAVVEHAVEAVRGLSELGPCASVDGVPAPAPAPRDTGRPAHLEGGYTQLARARALRLAGQYVAGLSAATTLAGEARVQGDAPLKAEALLELGRQQLIAGNAQAERTLREAAWTADEVGLDEVRAEALVTLTRLVAYDAARAQDGHDWYQQARALLSRTRRQGRLLAELESAHGLVYAAQGDPLAAEASQLKALAELEKASALESPEGAIVLRRLGLALSAQGRHAEALAENLRAHAAFIQTLGAEHPRVGTALVSIGGSLSALDRPTEALTALRQGVDIVARSLPPHHPFQATALDALGAALWHAGQGEEARRVLRRAVEASERARGPEHPDTAQPCTTLGRVLVAQGRPGEALTLFTRALRLRERALGPQHPELAAPLTGQGEALLKLGRAPEALAPLERALVLRSTHTVPPEALAETRFALARALWETHPDSSRARLLAREAEHTLERSGTEALRAQVQAWLAERPNDG; from the coding sequence GTGGAGCGTCTTGAACCGTCACAGCCAGTAGAGCAGGAGGCCCGGTCCGAAGCCGAGGGTCCCGAGCGCCTGGACGACGGCAAAGGTCAGCTCGACGGCGCGATGGACGTGCTGGAAGAGGAGCTGGAGCGCGCCCAGAAGGCGATGCAACTGGGAGAAGAGGAACCCACACGCGTGGTCGGCCCTCCGGAGCCCCTGGCGCCACTGGTGCGCGTCGAGCCCGAGCCGCTCACCCGGGGCACCGGGGTGGGACGCTACCTGGTGCTGGAGCGCCTGGGCACGGGCGGTATGGGCGAGGTGTACGCGGCGTTCGATCCGCAGCTCAACCGGCGCGTGGCGCTCAAGTTGCTCCTGCCCGGAGGCGAGGGACAGAACCCCGGCAAGGCCCGGCTGCGGCTGATGCGCGAGGCGCAGTCCATGGCGCGCCTGTCCCACCCGCACGTGCTGCCCGTCTACGACATCGGCGAGCACGGTGACCGCGTCTTCATCGCCCTGGAGCACGTGGAGGGCAGCACCCTGCGGCAGTGGCTCAAGGAAGCCAGGCGGCCCTGGCGCGAGGTGCTGCGGGTGCTCGCCCAGGCCGGCGAGGGGCTCGCCGCCGCCCATGCCGCGGGGCTCGTCCACCGCGACTTCAAGCCGGACAACGTGCTGGTGGGCCGCGACGGACGCGTGCTCGTCTATGACTTCGGACTCGCGTGCGAGCAGGGCACGGGCTCCTCCCGCGCCCCCGTGCCGGTGGACCTCGGCGCGCTGCTCGGCACCGAGCCGCCCGTGCCCGACGCGGACGCCTTCGCCTGTCTGAACACCCGCGAGCCCCTGGAGACGCCGGTCACGCGCGCCGGCCTCATCATGGGCACCCCGGGCTACATGGCCCCCGAGCAGTACCGCCACGAGCCCCTCACCGGCCACGCGGATCAATTCAGCTTCTGCGCCACGCTGCACTACGCCCTGTACGGGGAGCACGCCTTCGAGGGCAACGGCGCCGCGTCGCTCGCGCGCGCCACGCTGGAGGGCCGGCTGCGTCCCGTGCCCCGGGACTCGGACGTGCCGGGCTGGGTGCGGCAGGTGATTCTCCGGGGGTTGAGCCCGCGGCCCGAGCAGCGCTATGCCTCCATGGAGGAGCTGCTCGAGGTGCTCCAGGGCGAGCCGCGCGCGCGGCGCTGGCGCCAGGTGCTCGCCGCCGTGGCCGTGGTCTTCCTCGGCGCGGTGGTGGCCGGCGCCGTGGGCCAGTGGCACCAGGAGCAGAGCCTCTGCCAGGACGTGACCAGCCGGATGAACGGCGTGTGGGACGCGCCGCGCCAGGAGGCCGTGCGCCGGGCCCTGCTCGCCACCGGCCAGCCCTACGCGGCCGACGCGTGGACTGGTGTGAAGCGCGCACTGGACACCTATGCCTCCGCCTGGATGGACCAGCAGCGCCAGGCCTGTGAGGCCACGCGCCTGCGCGGCGAGACGTCCGAGGAGCGCTTCGCCGTGCACACCGCCTGCCTCGAGCGCCGGCGCTCCGAACTCAAGGCCCTCACCGGGCTGCTCGCCGAGGCGGACAGCGCCGTGGTGGAGCACGCCGTGGAAGCCGTGCGCGGCCTGTCCGAACTCGGCCCCTGCGCTTCGGTGGACGGCGTCCCCGCGCCCGCCCCGGCGCCCCGGGACACGGGCAGGCCCGCCCACCTGGAGGGGGGCTATACCCAGCTCGCGCGCGCCCGCGCGCTGCGCCTCGCCGGCCAGTACGTCGCCGGGCTCTCCGCGGCCACCACCCTGGCGGGCGAGGCCCGCGTCCAGGGGGATGCGCCCTTGAAGGCCGAGGCCCTGCTGGAGCTGGGACGGCAGCAGCTCATCGCGGGGAATGCCCAGGCCGAGCGCACCCTGCGCGAGGCGGCGTGGACGGCGGACGAGGTGGGTCTGGACGAGGTGCGCGCCGAGGCCCTGGTGACCCTCACCCGGCTCGTCGCCTACGACGCCGCGCGCGCCCAGGACGGGCATGACTGGTATCAGCAGGCGCGCGCCCTGCTCTCACGCACCCGGCGCCAGGGCCGGCTGCTCGCGGAGCTCGAGAGCGCCCACGGACTCGTGTACGCCGCCCAGGGGGATCCGCTCGCCGCCGAGGCCTCCCAACTCAAGGCCCTCGCCGAGCTGGAGAAGGCCTCCGCCCTGGAGAGCCCCGAGGGCGCCATCGTGCTGCGCCGGTTGGGCCTCGCGCTCTCGGCCCAGGGGCGGCACGCGGAGGCGCTGGCGGAGAACCTGCGCGCGCACGCGGCCTTCATCCAGACGCTCGGCGCGGAGCACCCGCGCGTGGGCACCGCCCTGGTGAGTATCGGTGGCTCCTTGAGCGCCCTGGACCGTCCCACCGAGGCGCTCACCGCGCTGCGACAGGGCGTGGACATCGTGGCGCGCAGCCTGCCGCCCCACCACCCCTTCCAGGCGACGGCGCTGGACGCCCTGGGCGCGGCCCTGTGGCACGCGGGACAGGGCGAGGAGGCGCGGCGGGTGTTGCGCCGGGCGGTGGAGGCGTCGGAGCGGGCGCGGGGACCCGAGCACCCCGACACCGCCCAGCCCTGCACCACCCTGGGGCGGGTGCTCGTGGCTCAGGGACGTCCCGGAGAGGCCCTGACGCTCTTCACCCGCGCCCTGCGCCTGCGCGAGCGCGCCCTGGGCCCCCAGCACCCGGAGCTGGCCGCGCCCCTCACCGGCCAGGGCGAGGCGTTGTTGAAGCTGGGCCGCGCCCCCGAGGCCCTCGCGCCCCTGGAGCGCGCCCTCGTGCTGCGCTCCACCCACACCGTACCTCCCGAGGCCCTCGCCGAGACCCGCTTCGCCCTGGCCCGCGCCCTGTGGGAGACGCACCCGGACTCGTCCCGCGCCCGTCTGTTGGCCCGCGAGGCCGAGCACACGCTGGAGCGCTCGGGCACCGAGGCACTGCGCGCCCAGGTCCAGGCGTGGCTGGCCGAGCGCCCCAACGACGGGTAG